In Pseudorasbora parva isolate DD20220531a chromosome 9, ASM2467924v1, whole genome shotgun sequence, the sequence actaacttaaactcatttaaatacttaaaggtgccctagaatgagttgaaacaatatgttctctgatatctacatagagggtatgtggcttatttaagggcaaaacatattttacaggtccatttacaaccctataaattgtccctaggatgtaatgctctgtttttgccttatttggaagagtcatgaatattaatgttgagctctgctctgattggcctatttcagcagctcacagcagttcagcgaatcagctcgtgagtcctgacagaacacagaccaactgaaggacagcgagcgagagagagagagagagagagagagagagagagagagagagagagagagagagagagagagagagcgaaagagagagagagagagagagagagagagagagagagagagagagagcgaaagagcgaaagagagagagagagagagagagagagagagagagagagaggagagagagagagagagagagagagagagagatggttgccagattggacatgtttaggtaaaacacccgATAGCATAcaggtttttttcacagaaaagctcttattgggggatttaattactgaaatctggcaaccgcacaaacGATCTTCTTTCCCTTaaaaaaccaaaaccagtgatgactcgtcttttttcgtcagCGATATTGCATATTGTTTATATAACGCTAGTCACattgtaggctaacgttacgcagtgactgtgatgtactcttaaCACAAGCTTGCAAAAACATacttaagttctcaaaaatataaaaatatatatttttactaaatgaatagccgttttaacttatatggtggaaaaggtgacgtttgctagaaggatcgagtgaacgatctgtaagcaacatatctacggttgtattttgtaataatattcccctttgtcattagacacactatttagtttggtatggtactgtgagtttcctattgttactgtactagcatctcgcgttatctagacaatgctgtctctctaagaaactttcaatttaatcagaaatggttTAATCAGTCAATAAGAGGATAAATCGCTGCTCACTGCTGCAGGAATACAGTCGCCACTTTCCTCAGTTTAAGACGCTCAGCGAAGCTtacttgaaatgggccgaacaaacgaacgattaattgttgtggtatccgattataataaacctcagcCATGACtgctgacattttttatctgtgggaagggtggAAAAGTCCTCctgtcccctgcacagcctgaacatgacgtgtgactcttattatttcactatggcaaggttaattacatttttcattctagggcacctttaaatataaaaataaaaagaaattaaagctgcaagcagcatttagcggggttcaagcatttaaggcctttaaacagttaaggtcttttgtatttaaggcctttaagcattaaattaattaaaactgaGATGAAATGAAGATCTGAGCATTCATTGAGGATTTATTAAAGGCTTTCGGGGACACTTGGTCAAGGCCACATATTGAAATGACCcaattatagccatccaaatgcaaatgccagtcattttggataattattgacctgtcagaatgagcagatctaacaaatcatttgaacattatACGATAATAGATACAAAAGACCATTTACAACAATTACAGGAAATTTACCATAGCAAACGCATCAAAGCTTTtatagttatagcgccacctatagaccaatctccataaaagtttgaatGCTTGTTTAGAGTCACAAGTCACATTTACTTAACTATTTTTGAGAAGATCTAAACATTTATTGAGGAGTTAAAGGTTTAGGTACACTTGGTCAAAGTCACATTTTGATATGACCctattatagccatccaaatgcaaaagtaatttttttggaTAATTATTGAGAATGAGGACAAATGTCATGGTAGCTTGCTGTCACGTGACGAATTGGGCGGTGTCTGAGCCCGTCCACCATTTTGGGATCCTACGCTATCGGTTGCCAGGGGCAACATTGTAAGAGCGATACAGAGATCGGAGCAGGAAAGACGGCTTGAGGAATTATCATCACCGCGTTTAAACGGAGAAATGGAGGCCTCTTACAGGGAGAAACTTACTACCAGCGCCAGGCAGAGGTATTTAAGCTGGCTGAGATCAAAAACGTCGACCCATACGAGCTGCCTGCAGGACAATGGAACAGAGACCTAACGTTAGACGCTTTACTACCTTCCTGAAAtgtttctatacatatattttctgtgcattctgaataataaataaataaatctccccACTATCCTGCAGCAGTCCAGTGCTCGTCCTCTCAGTAAGAGTTTTTCTCGTACTGATCGTATTTAATACCTGTTGAGTTTTGATTTCTAAATGAATTTGACTAATAAAAAGGATCGCTTGTGTGTGCTGGTGCTTTTAGTCCAGCCTTCTTAAGTAGAATAAATGCTCGGTACGTGCCTTAAATTAATGTAACGTTAGAGGAAAATTTGTCAACTATAGGCCtactttgaatattaattaagcGTTTTGGGCataaacatgtaaattacatacagtaaaatgattgatagtgtaaatgacagaatagtgatcaaaatgtttaatacaaataaataaaggatcGTATTCATCAGGTGTTACACACTTCAGCTTCGCGGTCACGAGTTTAGACGATGACTGACACCCTGTGGTGAATTATAGCGTATGTTTATCAGCAGCTGCTTTCTCAGCTCGGCTTGGGTGGATTAAAACTTCATGTTACATTGAGTTTAGAAAATGATGTACTTAGTAATCATCAGAATATCTCTTCTCCAGtctctgtccgaatccactaaGGCGAGTACTATCCTCCCAAAATGGCAGAAGGGGGAGGATTCCGTGATCTCTATGGGCGGGGCACTGTGTCGTGACGACATCTCATTCTcaattgatctagagagtcagAATGAGCAGATCTAACAAATGATTTGAACATTATATGATAACAGATGGAAAAggccatttacagccaataaagggaatttaccataggaaatgcatggttttaaagctttttaacagtatagcgccacctatggtatgatctccataaaactttgcatgcttcttcagcatgttatgccacatatacccaacaattgtcgtgaagttttgagttttcccttagtatttataggcttttgaatgtattttgccacacctcttttctaaatgtccctgttatggccatccaaatgcaaaagttcaacttttttttcaaagatgattgctctagagagtccagagaattgtcctagactggtttggttccaatcgggtaaaaaaccagggactagtttgcaaaagtaggtttttaacataattgcaaatatttaatgaacgatttgattgacagcaatggctctagaggcaaagttatttaacatgaggagatctatcaattGATATGCATATGGTGTGGATATGtcaaacaccacgtgattacagagccataaaactcgttagcgccaactagtggttgatttctttcaaaattcttacagacctctagggccatgagtcaaacatgcccatcaagtttcgttctgattggcctccgttaaccttgtcttataggtatcaattcattggccgatggaGGCCATGTGGATTGAGATACGCTGATGTCCTCAtatacatacatggggccttggaccaagatactgcataccaattttcaagtcaatcagactAACAGTCaggtggttatagccgtttttatgtttttttaacattatagtgCCACCTAGAgcccaatcatcgcgatttttttatcgtgaccaaagattgagcccatacataagtgcaccaagtttggtgatgatatctcatttctttcttgagttatagccttattaataaaataggctccgccttgaaCCTCCATTTTGACGCCCCTTAGCAAAATTGAATCAaagtttcaactttttttcaatgattattgataaTCTGACTCCAGAGAatatttctgcactggtttggttccgataggtcaaaaaaccaggcactaatttgcaaaagtaggtttttcaaaaaacccaaaatatctcaaaattgGCGCTTGAAgagcgagccaatccgaggcatgcgtctggtccgtctcgagccaaggattccaacgatataaggcacttgaggctacggccaacggtctaggagttatgagcagttttgcgcaattgatcgctatagcgccacctatgggccaatctggctcataatttgataacctctcctcgatttttgtactacctattgggcaagtttcaagtctctagcccttatggtttggtctgcacgatgcgttttacggcagaataaaaaccggcacaaatacaataggttttcaagcacttcgtgcttgaacccctaataacagaggcgtaaaagggcctaaaaaggcttataaaaaaaaaactatagggtctcagcgcctgatttttgagctgctggttacaaaaactttatcaagcgttctgacatggccggcagagaggaacacggtagatttttgcattttcagctcatttatcttggaaatgatttttattttttatttaaattttttcccttttaaactgtaatacctctaccgacggcccgatctccacaaaagtttgcacgctgctttacaataatagggtgcacatgctcagctaatctggtgaagttctgcgcagaacagacatttttttagtcatttaaatgtcattttgcataggataatgtagttgacctttctaacagttaaagcgccaccaagaggccagttgccacgtcctttttcgggtgaccacagaatgagctcttgcatagttgtgctgagtttggtgaaaatatctcgttccgttgacgagctatagccaattaagccgaaaggggctcctcccacctcaaacttggcggcccttaggaaccctgaacccaaatttccactttttttcaatgattattgacattcagactccagagaatctgcctgcactggtttggtcccggtttggccaaaaaccagggactagttcgcaaaagtaggtttttggaaaaagccaaaatagccggacattttcccaggtcacgagccaatccgaggcatgcgtctggtccgtctcgagccaaggattccaacgatataaggcacttgaggctacggccaacggtctaggagttatgagcagttttgcgcaattgattgctatagcgccacctatgggccaatctggctcataatttgataacctctcctcgatttttgtactacctattgggcaagtttcaagtctctagcccttatggtttggtctgcacgatgcgttttacggcagaataaaaaccggcacaaatacaataggttttcaagcacttcgtgcttgaacccctaataacagaggcgtaaaaagggcctaaaaaggcttataaaaaaaaactatagggtctcagcgcctgatttttgagctgctggttacaaaaactttatcaagcgttctgacatggccggcagagaggaacacggtagatttttgcattttcagctcatttatcttggaaatgatttttattttttatttaaattttttcccttttaaactttaatacctctaccgacggcccgatctccacaaaagtttgcacgctgctttacaataatagggtgcacatgctcagctaatctggtgaagttctgcgcagaacagacatttttttagtcatttaaatgtcattttgcataggataatgtagttgacctttctaacagttaaagcgccaccaagaggccagttgccacgtcctttttcgggtgaccacagaatgagctcttgcatagttgtgctgagtttggtgaaaatatctcgttccgttgacgagctatagccaattaagtcgataggggctcctcccacctcaaacttggcggcccttaggaaccctgaacccaaatttccactttttttcaatgattattgacattcagactccagagaatctgcctgcactggtttggtcccggtttggccaaaaaccagggactagttcgcaaaagtaggtttttggaaaaagccaaaatagccggacattttcccaggtcacgagccaatccgaggcatgcgtcttgtccgtctcgagccaaggattccaacgatataaggcacttgaggctacggccaacggtctaggagttatgagcagttttgcgcaattgatcgctatagcgccacctatgggccaatctggctcataatttgataacctctcctcgatttttgttctacctattgggcaagtttcaagtctctagcccttatggtttggtctgcacgatgcgttttacggcagaataaaaaccggcacaaatacaataggttttcaagcacttcgtgcttgaacccctaattataaaagttacaaagctctttataaagctgctgtcactttaaggccgaatgcacggatccaatacactgatacacatctgatattctccaacttcactcttctctttctcacagacgtttacattttttttaacatttatgaaACATGCATCTatagtgtatgccaactaaactaatctttaaTCTTTTCAGAAAACTGAAACATTCTTTCTAAATATGGCCATGAGTGCACACACTGTGCTGaggaaccgtcttcttccattttacGATAAACTGATCAGTGTCAAAAAAATACTGTGAATCTTCACATGATGACTCTACAGGAGAGATTACTGACAGACTGTCTGCAAAAACagcacaaaacattttaaagaagaaaaaaatcatcactgactttcaaagctgcgacagaaacgacttttcacttcgaggaccttgatagaaatgtagtggaggaAAAAGGaggatatttgtctttcagatggagtgaagttaaagtcagaagattacagaaaaaataatactccagtaaagcacagaaactcaaaaagtgtgcttaagtacaggactcgaggAAATGTGCTGAGTTACTGACCACTTCTGGCTATATTGATGATGGATcgtctttcctgtagctcaatgagtagagcatggcgctagcaacgccaaggtcatgggttcgattcccagggaaagcaagacttgacaaaaatgtaaagtgtgtaccttgaatacaatgtaagtcgctttggataaaagcgtctgccaaatgcataaatgtaaatgtaaatgtaaatggatAGCTTATATATTTCACAATGGACATAAAATGTTGGATGGATTAATGGTCTTTTGCAGAGTGGATCCTTGGGAGAGCTACCAGGACACTTGGCAGACCACCTGCAGTGTTTTGGAGCATCACCGAGACCTAATGAAGGTTAGTCCCCGTTTAGTTCTGAATGCTGGAAGATTTGTACCACATCTTGAGGTGATAAACTGAGCTGTTCCTCTGCAGAGAGTCACGGGATGCATTCTGTCCAATGTGAACACACCCTCCACGACCCCTGTGATTGGCCAGCCCCAAAATGGCACGTCTCCTATTTACCAAAACACAGCGAAGTCCTCCGTGGCCAGTAAGTGACCTTTGCTCGTTATGTTTGGTGTTCTGGAGAACAGGTCTTTTAATGATGGACTGATGTCTCCTTTTCTACAGTTAAGCTTTGGGGAAAGATGAGTGAAAGCCTAGGAAAAATATGTTGTGTTCGCCCACACATGGATCGTTTTACCTTTGTTGGTAAGTTTATATATTCATGTCCAGAATTTAATGCAtaacaatataaataatttaaatgacaaatataaatatgagacccagtcataagggtcaatgttgagatgtgtagatgatctgaaagctgaattaaTAATCTCTCCactgatgtatggtttgttaggataggacaatatttgaaaatctggaatctgagggtgcaaaaacatctaaatattgagaaaatctcctttaaagttgtccaaatgaagtccttagcaatgcatattactactaataatacatttatgatatgaACATGtgctaaatatcttcatggagcatgatcttaatatcctgatgatttttggcataacaGACAAATGGATAATTGATCTAAATTATCATTGCATGcatattaatatttgaagtttTATATATGAATATGAAGGTGATTTATAACATCACATTATTATGACAGACTGAACAGACATGAGAAaaagttttttctttttaattttgttattgcattattttttaataattatcaaAGGATGCATAAAATGATCTGCCCTGAACTACTGGTTTAAGTTTAATGTCACCATTTAAACCCCTTTcaatttttgtaaatataaaaatgatctaaaaaacccaattccaaaaaaagttgggactgtataaattgtaaataaaaaagaaatccaataatttacaaatctcaaaaacttatattttatattggctcattttggatttcatgagagctacacattcccaaAAAGTTAGGACAGGGAAGCAATaatatgttgtattctgaacaaaaaattgaaatttgaaacttccacatcattgcattctgtttttactcacaatttgtagtgtcccaacttttttggaatcgggtttgcaTAGCCCAGCGACGTGCCTCTGTCGTGGTTGGGTTCGTGCAGAAATCACATAATTCGGTGTAATATTCTGAATTAGTCACACGCCGCACACAGGATGTGTATCAGTTTTACATGACTGTGGTGACTTCCAATGAATCAATAATCCTCTGACCTCACGCCTTTCTGTTTTTCTGAACAGATGAAAATGCCAACCTTGGTACAGCAATGCGCTACGAGGAAATTGGtgagacaatgtgattttcctcggcttggttttgtttttcaaaTCAGTCTTTGCTTGTCACTTTGAGTCATCGTCAGGAAACACTGAGTTTGCTCAGGGAAACGGGGAACATCACTACGGAGAATATAAATAACATCAAATCACACAAACGGAGAAAGACAAAACAGTCGAAATCTCTAGAATATCAATACAAGTCATATAATGTGATGTCTCTGCTGTGATGaaggcggtgtgtgtgtgtgtgtgtgtgtgtgtgtgtgtgtgtgtgtgtgtgtgtgtgtgtgtgttttatagtgCCTCATTCTTCTTCCTCATGGGAAATGAAACTTGTTTCTTTTTCATCTTATCCAAGTGGTTGTGTTTACCCCCAGAGCAAAGGAACAACATCTCattagtgtgtgttgtgtgtttatggtgtggtgtgtgtgtttatggtgtgtaactgtgtgttgtgtgttgttcaGAGTTGCGTATCCTGCTCCTCTGTGGCAGTGATCTCCTGGAGTCTTTCTCTATCCCTGGCTTGTGGAACGAAAGTGACGTAAGATATGGTTCTTTCTTTCctacactaacacacacatgtatgtatataaatatgaatataatgcTTGCACATATTTTGTCTGTTGGCCTAAAATGAAGGAATATAACGCACTCCGGAGTGGGCGACGTCTCCAGTAGTCACAGCTTTAACTCTTAAACGCATGAATGTTTCTGCACTCATTCCTTCATACTCGGGTCTTCAGTGACCCGGATCTCTGTCTAACACGGATGGATCGCGACCGGTCCGTTCAgaaaactctcctgatattagagtaacgCTTACAGAGGAATAACTTAATGAACGCTTGGAGCTTGTCCGGGTTCattttgagcagatgttttatcccatcatcatctgtcctcgtcagagctcctCATTTCTCATCCTCTGCTCATATTCACCATCTCAAGCATATTCTCAAAGCGATCATCTTCAACATCAGTGACAGGAAAATTAGATTGTGTCCAGTTAatctgagccatttcaagtgtTGCTGATGCCAtgcttttgttttctgcctgcagtGACTATGAGTGTAACGTCACTTCATCAGTGTGTGTTAGACATctccaccttgtggaataaagctGAATTGCACTTATTCCGTAACAATGCACGCCAGTGCCaaacaagattttaaaaagCACCTGTAAATCAACATCTTCAGTGGAGCAGTCAGTAAAGCTCCATTAGTACAGCTAACGCATCGCTGTTTGGACGTGAACAACacaggttcgaatccgcctttagCCGAGCTTGCTTTTCtctcttttcccatcacatatcatatcagaaaggcatttatttacaataaaaatgaagaaaaagtggaaataaagtgtgaaatgtttcattataataaaagcatttattgggtagggttcGGGGTCGGTTAGGGAGGCTTTTAATGTTCCATTAAGGCGGCAtccatttaatcatttatataaatataatcattaaCACTCTATATTATCATCACATCCTGTTAATATACAACaacactgaggtgcaaatagtatgcaTCTGTCAAGATGAagtataaattaaatgtaattactattcatattgcaaagaactgcaacttttatatggtgtaaataaaatatagcgctattttcacttagtaaacAGAATCTACAGCGATTTGGTGCAAATATCATATTACATTACGAAAATATGccattttctttctctctgaGTGCAAATAGCCGCTGCCTTCAATTATTATTGTGCAGAAATAATCTATACTTGCACtgttacacacctcgggtcgttagtgACCCTATACAGTTATTTCTTTGGATTGCTTATATTCAGTAACTCTAAGGCCCTCAGAAATCTCACTTATAGAGtcgttttttattatattttcctgATTTGTAACCTGTAATTAAATTCCCAGTTGTGCTCACCGTTGGTGTTGGTTTTGTTTGCTTTTAAAAATTTAGCGAATAGACATTAAATGTTGATGCAAGGAATATAAAATCATCATAAAATGTCCCGTTATTTGATCTGAATGACTGCATTGATGAACTTCACACAGTTAGATGTTTTCTCAAGGCACTGACATACAAACTACTGTTCATGCAAAGCAAGATATGTGCTGTTAAACTGAACTGATATCTGGTTATTATATTCATCTAGATGGAAGTGATTGTGGGAGATTTTGGGATAGTGGTGGTCCCTCGGGATGGTGTGGACACAGAAAGGATAATGAACCATTCATCTGTGCTGCGAAAGCATAAGGTACAGCGCTGAGCTCTTCCTTCTCCTTATGATGAGCGTACGGTCGACCATATCTGCAGAGATGTTGACACAGCTCTGGTTTTCACAGGATAATATCATCGTGGTACAGGACGAGATCGACCACCCCATGTCAATCGTCAGCTCCACcaagagcaggtgtgtgttctGTCTCTCGAAATATAAAAGATATCCACATCCCAACTATAACCACACACAGAAACGCTGATATCGCTGCGATCACTTCCTCAATGATTTTTTCCAGCTAATGAATGATAATAtagacagccaatcagaatccatcggGCATTTAAAGCAGCAGAGGTCAGAGCATGCGAGTGAAAACCAtccgctggtgtggatgctaatggTTTTTGGTTTAAACAAGCATTAACAATAAGATAAAGATATCGTTTAAAAAAtccatataaatataaaataatacatttaaagacGTCCCTCTTTACACAGCCTGTCACGGTTGGAAAATAGCTCCAAAAGGAAATTTGACCAATTTTTTCTGGGAATATGAGCCGCTGCACAACGCACACGTACACTCTgattctctctcgctctcgctctcgctctcgctctcgctcgcacgcacgcacgcacgcacgcaaacacacacacacaaacacaccacacacacacagttgtgaTGTTAACGAACCCGTAACCTCTGCTTCTCCTTCCCCAGGCTGGCTCTCCAGCACGGGGACGGGCATGTGGTGGATTACCTGAGCCAGCCGGTCATCGACTACATCCTGCAGAGTCAGCTCTACATCAACGCTTCCGGATAATCCCGCTCCCGGATAATCCCGCTTCCTGATTGGGACTCCTGCTCCTGGATAATCCTGCTTCTGGATAATCCCGTTTCCGGATTGGGACTCCCGCTTCCGGATTGGGACTCCCGCTCCCGGATTGGGAATCCCGCTCCCGGATTGGGAATCCCGCTCCCGGATTGGGAATCCCGCTCTTGGATTGGGACTCTCGCTCCCGGATTGGGACTCCCGCTTCCGGATTTGGACTCCCGCTTCCGGATTGGGACTCCCGCTCCCGGATTGGGACTCCCGCTTCCGGATTGGGAATCCCGCTCCCGGATTGGGAATCCCGCTCCCGGATTGGATAATCCCGCTCCCGGATTGGGACTCCCGCTTCCGGATTGGGACTCCCGCTCCTGGATTGGGAATCCCGCTCCCGGATTGGGACTCCCGCTTCCGGATTGGGACTCCCGCTTCCGGATTGGGACTCCCGCTCCCGGGTGGGGAATCCCGGATAATCCCGCCTGTCCATCTGTGTGTAATCTCAGTATAATCCTCCTGTGCCGCTGCTTTTCCACATAGAGGAGCGTCAGTCCGTCCTCCCCTTACCTGTGTCTCATTGGGATGTACAGCACTGTGCCTGAGGATCTGCTCCACCAATCAGCTTTAGGGACTGTGGGCTGAGGATCTGCTCCACCAATCAGCTTTAGGGACTGTGGGCTAAGCTGCCCAATAGCAGGAAGAGGAGAGAGCCTCGCCGCCACTAGGACAGTACAACAGAGTTCGACTGAATGAAATAAACCATCGCCTGCTTAACGTCGGCCTTTGCTGTTGATTTGAAACTCTCTGTTCTGTAGTTGCATGCCTACGGGTTTTCTTTCAGCGCATGAGTGTTTACAGTGCCACGTAGACCATAGTTACAGTGCTTGAGAAAACTGCTCATCATCTCATCTCAACACATCTACTCATCGACCGACTGTATGTACAGAGAACGTCTCATTACGCCGCGCCGTCTCGTCTACAATGTGCATTCATGAATACGTGGAGTATTTGCTTGCACATTAAAGAATGCATTTTAATTTACGTTTGTGCACATTTACTTCTCATACAGCTCCGACTGCTCGaaattcaaacacacacacacacacacacacacacacacacac encodes:
- the nmnat2 gene encoding nicotinamide/nicotinic acid mononucleotide adenylyltransferase 2 — its product is MTENIKTHVILLSCGSFNPITKGHIHMFEKAREYLHKTGRFIVIGGIISPVHDSYGKPGLVSSRHRLTMCQLAVQSSDWIRVDPWESYQDTWQTTCSVLEHHRDLMKRVTGCILSNVNTPSTTPVIGQPQNGTSPIYQNTAKSSVAIKLWGKMSESLGKICCVRPHMDRFTFVDENANLGTAMRYEEIELRILLLCGSDLLESFSIPGLWNESDMEVIVGDFGIVVVPRDGVDTERIMNHSSVLRKHKDNIIVVQDEIDHPMSIVSSTKSRLALQHGDGHVVDYLSQPVIDYILQSQLYINASG